Below is a window of Salvelinus fontinalis isolate EN_2023a chromosome 31, ASM2944872v1, whole genome shotgun sequence DNA.
TTCGCTAAGAAGCTTTGGTGCGTCAAGAAACAACTTATTCTCGTCCTCACTCCGCTTATTCTCCTCCCGTTACTTTTTGGTCTACCGGAAAAGGTAAGTGGTTATTGGAAGAAACACAAATCTTGCTACTCTAACCATTTATTTCTCTAACTCACAAGAAAAAGTAGTTTTATAACTGTATATAACTAAGCCAAATTGCTGAACCACATCAAATTGTCATGACCTACTACTGAAAGTCAGGCAATGGTTAAATACAGTATTGCCACATAGCCTAAAGCTGATATGATTAATAATATCCACACCTGCCTTTAAATCTGAACACCCATTAAACCAACATCTGTTGGAATAAGACTTCACTGAAATTAGAATCAGGATCATAAAACGTGCCATTAGATTTAAAAACAGGACATGGTCCCGCTTCATCATATAGCTAAAACATCAATCCTCACATTAATAACTCGACCCTAACTCCATTCACCCCTCTTAATCGGAGCCATAACCCAATTGGAGACCTAACCAACCAATCTGAGACCTAACCCAGCTATTAATAACTTCATGGGCTTATTTATTTACAATTCCCCCCTAATTTTgcaattccacacacagaaaaAAAGTACATTCCTTATACATTTGTCTTTCCACAGCATGATACAAACATTAATGAAATAGATAACCTTTGGCATTTACTCTTAATGTTCACCAACATGTTTCTGTTATGTTTTTCAGGAGGGGAAATGTCTGTATGTGGTGCTGCTAATGGCTGTGTTCTGGTGCACAGAGGCTCTTCCCTTAGCTGTCACTGCCATGCTACCTGTTTGCCTCTTTCCAACAATGGGAATTCTTCCATCCAAAAAAGTCTGCCCTCAGTACTTCCTCGATACAAATGTTCTCTTTCTCAGCGGTCTTGTGATGGCATCAGCTATTGAGGAATGGGGTCTGCATCGCAGAATAGCTCTGAAAGTTCTTAAGATTGTTGGAGTCAAACCAGCCTGGTGAGAAGTCTATATCGCCATATATACAACAGtaatacatttatcataatttatATTTTgggattatttttatttttaaacttttatttttattttttattgaacctttatttaactaggcaagtcatttaataacacattcttatttacaatgacggcctaccaaaaggcaaaaggtgtcctgcggggacgggggacTGGGATGAAAaagaaatacaatataaatataggataaaacacacatcacaacaagagagacaacactacataaagagagacctaagacaacaacatagcaaggcagcaacacatgacaacacagcatggtagcaacacaacataacaacaacatggtagcaacacaacattgtagcagcacaaaacatggtacaaacattattgggcacagacaacagcacaaagggcaagaaggtagagacaacaatatatgacacaaagcagccacaactgtcagtaagagtgtccatgattgagtcattGAATGAagatattgagataaaactgtccagtttgagtgtttgttgcagctcgttccagtcgctagctgcagtgaactgaaaagagaagcgacccagggatgtgtgtgctttggggacctttaacagaatgtgactggcagaacgggtgttgtatgtggaggatgagggctgcagtagatatctcagatagggggggagtgaggcctaagagggttttataaataagcatcgcaaagggtatacagagatgaccagtttacagaggagtatagagtgcagtgatgtgtcctataaggagcataggTGGCAAATCCGATGGCCGAATAGTAAAGAACATCTagtcgctcgagagcacccttacctgccaatctataaatgatgtctccgtaatctagcatgagtaagatggtcatctgaatcaggtttagtttggcagctgggctgaaagaggagtgattacgatagaggaaaccaagtctagatttaactttagcctgcagctttgatatgtgctgagagaaggacagtgcaccgtctagccatactcccaagtacttgtatgaggtgactacctcaagctctaaacccttcagaggtagtaatcacacctgtgggaagaggggcattcttcttaccaaaccacattacctttgttttggaggtgttcagaacaaggttaagggtagagatagcttgttggacactaagaaggCTTTGTtggagagcatttaacacaaaatccagggaggggccagctgagtgtaaggctgtatcatctgcatttaaatggatgagagagcttcctactgcctgagctatgttgttgatgtaaatttagaagagcgtggggcctaggatcgagccttgggttactcccttggtgacatgcagtggctgagacagcagattttctgactttatacactgtacTCTTTGAGACAGGTAGTTAGccaaccaggccaaagacccctcagagacaccaatactccttagccggcccacaagaatggaatggtctaccgtatcaaaagctttggccaagtcaataaaaatagcagcacaatatttcTTAGAATCAAgtgcaatggtgacatcattgaggacctttaaggttgcagtgacacatccataacctgagcggaaaccagattgcattcccgagagaatactatagacatcaagaaagccagttaGTTGATTATTGACGTTATTATtgaagtttttccaacacttttgagaAACAGGGCAAAATATAAATAGGCCTagaacagttaggatcagcttgatctcccctgtaaataaaggacaaaccgtggctgccttccaaacaatgggaacctccccagaaaggagagaggcTAAAAAGGtgggagataggcttggcgatgataggggcagcaacctgaaagaagaaagggtctaaaccatctgacccagatgtttttttgtggtcaagtttaaggagctcctttagcacctcggactcagtgactgcctgagggagaaactttgttgcggggcaggggaaaaagagggagaagcatcagggatagtcgcattagaaggggtgggagatgaggaaatgtttgacgggcaaggaggcatggctgagtcaaataggaatcctgacttaatgaagtggtgattaaagagctcagccatgtgcttcttgtcagtaacaaccacatcatcaacattaagggacatgggcagctgtgaggaggagggtttattctccaggtcatTAATCGTTTTCCAGagcttcttggggttagacccacagagagagtactgctccttaaagtaactaactttggccttccagatagcctgagtgcacttatttcttaTTTGCCTGAATGATAGCccgtcagcctgagtatgcgtgtgcctttcgccaaatgcaattcttaaGGTGGAGTAACTcggcaagatcacggtcgaaccaggggctaaatctgtttttaattctcattttctttatgcgggcgtgtttgttaacaataccactgaaaatttcaaaaaagaaggtccaagcgtcttcgagcTGATTCTCTACCATTTTACATAGGCCAGTTGTTATCAGAAATGTTATTGATAATCATAGTATTGATTTGTCACTCTACTTACACCTGACCTATgtgcccatctctctccccatacagGTTGATTTTGGGAATGATGATCACCTCTGCCTTCCTGTCCATGTGGCTCAGCAACACAGCAACAACGGCCATGATGCTTCCCATTGCTAACGCCATCCTGGAGACCCTCTTTGGGGACCTGGCCACTCTGAAGGAGAACTGCAAGGtgaaagaggagacagagggtgagtTGCTGTGTAGGGTTTCTCCAACTGTCCCACACACATCTAGCGAAAAGATTAAGACCTATACAGTAGCTAAGCCAGGACAAATTTAGTCTATCAACACTGAAGGGTAGAATTAATGCTAATTGTTTGTAGTGCTTACCCAAGGGTGTCAAACTCAAACCATGGAGGGCCAAGTGTCTGCTGATTtgagttttttcctttcaatttgtGTCCAGTTAAGACCTATACAAACAAGTGAGAGGAGTTCCTAACTgatcagtgaccttaattcatcaatcaaataagagggaggagcgaaaacccacagacactcgggcctctgtggaatgagtttgacacctgccttacacagacaaacagactatACTTTAATTTTCTATAGctaagaatgatgtttccacatTAAAACTGTAATATGTAACTCAGGGTGTGAACTATCATATTGCCTTCAGAGCACGACATGTCAAGTTATTCAATATTCAAATGGTAATTTATTGATTATAGTAGCCACCTTTCAAGTCATTTATTAAATATGACAGAGGTCTACAGACAAGCTAGTTAGAAAACTGGAACTCACAGGCTTTGATTACATATAAATTGTTAATATCTCTGTTATAGCTTGTCTCATTCATACTATAGCTATGTATACTGTAGCATCAAACTAGTTGGTTCATGGGAAACATATTGATTCTCCTTAGAGGCAGTTACACTTAGATAACCCCCTAAATCTCCTTCAAATTGGTATTCAATATGGAATTATTATGTCTAAGCCTGTCCTTAAAAATATTTAGTCATTTGTCACTGCACAGTGAACAATGGAGAGAATAACTCTAACAACCTGTTAACTTCAACATCCATCAGGTCAATCACAAGTAAAGCTGCATTCACTGCCCTCTGAAAATCAGATCTTGTCTATAGATGGGTAAGAAAGGAAGCAAAAACAAACAATTTTAGCTCTCATGTTGGATTCATGGTTATCATGTAGCTATTTACTAGCATTGTTACAATCTGTTTGGTTACATTTCCCTACATTATATCTTAAGAACTGATGGGATGGTGCGGTCAAATGGGAGGACTGCACAGGAGATCAGGACAGAGTCAGAGTACCAGATGAAGGTGTGGAAAGGCTTCCTGATCTGTATCCCATACGCTGCCAGTATCGGAGGGACTGCCACCCTGACAGGCACGGCGCCAAACCTCATCCTCATTGGACAACTTAAGAGGTACCCAAGTTGAGGACTTGActgatctctctttctcctactgTATCTGTACATACCCTCTCATAGACCTCACAGGCCCATCAGATAGAGCAATAAAGGTATATAAGGAGAAAAAGTATCCCTGAGAAGGTCTATGAAAGGGTTTTAACCATTATGAAAAAAGATGAGTACTGTTCTGTTTCAGACTTCAGAAGTCCCTCTGAAAgccccagtgcagtcaaaaatgtgattttcctgtgctttatatatacactgagtataccaaacattaggacccctccccccttttcccctcagaacagcctcaatttgtcgggcgTAGACTACAAGGTgttaaaagcattccacagggatgctgacaccaggttgactctaatgcttcccacggttgtgtcaagttggctggatgtcgtttgggtggtggaccattcttgatacatgcgggaaactgttgagtgtgaaaaattcagcagcgttgcagttttagtataagagctgtttgaaaagaccgctgGAAATTTCAGCcggttttggtgggatggagttttggcctgcctggtggcaTCACCAAATTAgtcaatagaccaataagaaagagttctaaacctctctgccaataacagctagttttcagtttccccctccccactcagacagtcctagctaaattctttcCTGAGAAATTGCTCTTGCTAAGAGGCAAGAGCAATATGATATTGAGGACCTTTAAAGGCATATGACACCAACCTGACAACCTGAGTTAGGATTTTACTGGCAAATAGCTGTGTTTGAAGAACATGTTACATTTTAGACCATAAAATACTACTTTTTTCATGTTTGCTGTACCGTTTTTGACAGTTGCTTATTTGTGTCCTAGTTACTTCCCAGAGTGCGACTTGATAAATTTTGGCTCTTGGTTTGCATTCGCCTTTCCTCTCATGGTGCTCTTCCTCATCTTGGCATGGCTGTGGATTTCTTTCCTCTACGGGGGCTTGAATACGCGGTATggtgctcaaatcaaatcaaagttactCAAAAGTGTGTAATATAAAAACGTGACCATAGATGATTATATATGCAGTCTGTGCTAGAGTTCTAAGATTTTTGCCTGTACACTTTTTAAAATAATATGAAGTAATACATTTTCCTACCTGTCAGATACATTCACACTATTTTAATACTATTTGTTGTGTTCAGGTTATGTGTGAAGAAACAGGACGAAAGAGCACAAGCAGAGAAAAAAGCAGAGGCTGTTATTGATGAAGACTACAGAAAACTAGGCCCCATAAAGTAAGGGACTCTAGCCTTATCTCTAGACTAAATCACAGGCAACATGCTCTAATCTTAAATCATGCCCTATACCAGGGTTGGCCAATTCTGGTTCAGGAGCGCCACATTGTTCGCATGCTTTAGATTGTTTATTTTATTCAGTTGGATGGAACAAAATCCTGCTACAACCCTCCAGGACTAAGGATTCCTCAATGACGGGGATTCCTCAATGACAACAATTTCCATCTTTCATTTTAGTTTTGCAGAAGGATCCATCGCATTCTTTTTCATTTTGTTTGCCGTTCTCCTGTTCACAAGAGATCCCAAATTTGTAACTGGATGGTCCACATTTTTCAACAAAGGGTAAGACAGATAAGCTTGCTACAAGCTAACAAGGCACTACCCGTTACCTCGGAAATGTCTGTATAATTCACTGGAGGCATGAGGAAACCAGCTGCATCATGACTTCCTCTTCTCTgattctctttctactgtaggtaTGTGTCAGATGCGACCACTGGAGTGATCATTGTGTCAATCCTATTTTTCTTCCCTTCCCAGAAGCCCTCTCTTAACTGGTGGTTTGATTCTAGAGGTCAGTACTTGAAAGGACATGTCCCAAATAATAAGAAATATTTTGGAATATGTAGATGGAAAATACTACTGCCTCTAGTCATATCACCTTTCTGTACTGATATAGAGGACACATTGGATGTTTTCGAATCAAAAGATTAGATGGAGCAGCTGTATGCATATACTGTAGATAAAGGGTTTTAAACTCacattatttaagcaataaggcccaaagattgtggtatatggccaattatCCTCATCTAAGAGCTGTTTTTAAGCACGACGCAACAccgagtgcctggatacagaccttagccgtggtatattggccatataacacaaacccgaggtgccttattgctattataaactggttaccaacgtaattagagcagtaaaaatctatattttgtcatacccatggtatacggtctgatttaccacagctgtcagccaatcagcattcagggcttgaatcacccagtttataatattaattataccatggcattgttgaatacttccCTATAACGCATGGTATATTtgcacggtagaattcaatggctatagttcattctTCCATGTTCTAtatttgagctgcttttgaaaacagaagtcgaattgaaaacattattggcattgttgaattcgattttcataatGGCAACCTAGAATTCATGGTTTGGTTAGCCAAACTAGCGAacctgtttggttaccacggcaacTACTAATGCACTtactagctacttcagtggatgttgaacacatttctaccagcaaatgaacacatttctttaaattatagccatggtataaaagggataatcaactatgcattctctggaaaataatgaaaCTCATTGGAAGGTCATTTCCACTCTGCTAGCACGTTGTTGAACACACCTTCTGCatcgttcattattttccatagaatgcAGAGGCCtttgttgattatcccttacatcaTGCCTCACCAGAAATAAATTACAGTACAGATGtcgtatcttaatttgatcacgctGTTGTTACaggaattttcctgcacagcGTAGAATACactaaacttgtagtgtattcaaggtttaaaaaggcttttaaAGTTTGGAATTTCTACATTAAAATTTCAAACTtaatttgccctaatgaaaaatgtatcaacctctacaaaaaatgacaattaattataatccatataataactcacatttcctgttgctgatgGATTATTctactgctgtagcaaactggctccaattaagatcctacatctgtatcatTGACTACTATCAAAGTAGaatattctttctttctttcattagTCCATTTCTGAAGTGCAAAACTTGCATTGGCTCTGTTGTTAGGTACTGTAAATCACCTGAGGAATGTTAATGACGTAGATTAGTCTGAGCAGCATTCTGTTGTGAGGTAAGACTGTAGCCCCTTTGTTTGTGCGATTATTATTCATCTCTCAAAGTGTGTCGCCACACTTTGGTTTGCTCTGTTTACTCTGCTCTACagatgaagtcagaagtttacaaacaccttagccaaatacagtggggcgaaaaagtatttagtcagccaccaattgtgcaagttctcccacttaaaaaagaTGAGAgatgcctgtaattttcatcataggtacacttcaactaggacagacaaaaaaaaaaaaaaatccagaaaatcacattgtaggattattaatgaatttatttgcaaattatggttgaaaataagtatttggtcacctacaaacaagcaagatttctggctctcacagacctgtaacttcttctttaagaggctcctctgtcctccactcgttacctgtattaatggcacctgtttgaacttgttatcagtataaaagacacatgtccacaacctcaaacagtcacactccaagctccactatggccaagaccaaagagctgtcaaaggacaccagaaacaaaattgtagacctgcaccaggctgggaagactgaatctgcaataggtaagcagcttggtttgaagaaatcaactgtgggagcaattattaggaaatggaagacgtacaagaccactgataatctccctcgatctggggctccacgcaagatctcccccctggggtcaaaatgatcacaagaacggtgagcaaaaatcccagaaccacacatggggggacctagtgaatgacctgcagagagctgggaccaaagtaacaaagcctaccatcagtaacatactacgccgccagggactcaaatcctgcagtgccagacgtgtccccctgcttaagccagtacatgtccaggcccttctgaagtttgctagagagcatttggatgatccagaagaagactgggatccaaagaacaccatacctactgtgaagcatgggggtggaaacatcatgctttggggctgtttttctgcaaagggaccagggcgactgatccgtgtaaaggaaagaatgaatggggccatgtatcgtgagattttgagtgaaaacctccttccatcagcaagggcattgaagatgaaacgtggctgggtctttcagcatgacaatgattccAAATACACcgtccgggcaacgaaggagtggcttcgtaagaagcatttcaaggtcctggagtggcctagcctgtctccagatctcaaccccatagaaaatctttggagggagttgaaagtctgtgttgcccagcaacagccccaaaacatcactgctctagaggagatctgcatggaggaatgggccaaaataccagcaacagtgtgtgaaaatgttcggaattttgttaataaatagttaaaacaaattctagctttagataaaactataactaattgaactctgcatgcctggtgaaaagagatttgtgttgtgggtcataaaataagcagaaagggtcgttaaactatggttgaactgacccaacttagccctgaggtgtttagataaactttttaggtcttccattatcttgagttgtctgctaaagtggtaataaattatagtgagccttcaggacAATTGATTATATTATGTGTcatgtgtgtgtccagtgagttagaatgaacttttgaacctgttttctatttgtcaggacaatgagactcattctgtaacctatgacgtcatatcttgtatataaacttgtgtttatgatcaaatggcagcgtgctccgagaataaacactattatctacttttaataagactgtatcgtgtctattttatgttaataagtatcttacaaattcttataaatagacagattgaatttaattaatgagtacattagaggaattatttaattccactaacagaaaaccttgtgaagacttacagaaaacgtttgacctctgtcattgccaacaaagggtatataacaaagtattgagataaacttttgttattgaccaaatacttattttccaccataatttgcaaataaattcgttaaaaatcctacaatgtgattttctggaattttttttctcattttgtctgtcatagttgaagtgtacctatgatgaaaattacaggcctctctcatctttttaagtgggagaacttgcacaattggtggctgactaaatacttttttgccccactgtacatttcaactcagtttttcacaattcctgacatttaatcctagtaaaaattccctgtcttaggtcagttaggatcaccactttattttaagaatgtgaaatgtcagaataatagtagagagaatgattaatttcagcttttatttatttcatcacattaccagtgggtcagacgtttatatacactcaattagtatttggtagaattgcctttaaattgtttaacttgggtcaaacgtttcaggtagccttccacaagctgccaacaataagttggcccattcctcctgacagagctggtgtaactgcgtcagatttgtaggcctccttgctcgcacacgctttttcagttctacccacacattttctatgggattgaaacATTTCTGGCCCAGCGGTACCGGAGAGAAAAACAAAACACCAGCCATGGCCATATTTTGACCCTTAACCCTTATTTTAACCTCTAACCCCAACCTTCCGCCTTTTCTTTATTACTCCTTTTCAAGGCCCCTTGCAGGTTAGATATTCTGATATTTCGGTGGTTGACCTGGATTTGGCTGGTGGGCCGAGGTTGATTGTATACCTTGTCATGTTTTCCTCAGCATCAAATACTCCATATGTTCCTCTCCTATCATGGAAGAAAGCACAGGAATGTGTCCCATGGAATATCATTCTGTTGCTGGGTGGAGGCTTTGCCATGGCCAAGGGATGTGAGGTAAAATCATAGAATTTACATATAGAATCAATATGCCCTATGGGTAAAACCTGTTTATGTTTAATGATGCACAAAGATATGAAATCCCTTTAACTCATATTCAAATATCTATTTATATACTTTTTACCTATTTCTGCTACTACTGAGATGGGGGCTGTCTGTTGATGCTCTGTCCCTGTTGTATAATATAGGAGTCAGGACTGGCGGCGTGGATAGGAGCCTACCTCCAGCCTATTGCCCAGGTCCCCCCTGCTGTGGCCGTCATGTTCATCACAGCTTTCCTGGCCTGTTTCACAGAGTTTGCCAGCAACACCGCCACCATTATCATATTCCTGCCCGTCATCGCTGAACTGGTGAGCTGTCATCTATGACATGACCACAACATTCAACATTTAGTTAGATGTTTCCATTATTGAGATTGACGTACCCTGTGGGTATGAAAAGGACAGGCCTACTGTAGTAGGTAATCATTTTGAAGGAAGACATGTATTTTGTGTGTAGTATTTGAATACCCCTTGTTATCTACCAAAAAGCCTTGAACTACATTGGATGACTAATTCATGGATTAGTATTCCCCATGGGAAAATATGATGGGGAAATCAGTGCTCTCTACTCTAATCTCCCACAGCAATTTACCTTTTTAGTGTTTGCCATGGGGTTAACAGATCTGTCAGCGTAGCACCATGGCTGTTGGGTCAATTTGTATGTCTGTTGGACATTAACTACAGTTATCAGTAACCAGTTGTCTTTGGCTGGGAGTGCCAATGTCCTGCAGTATCGTTCAATCGTATCATCCAGTATCACCATGACAAGTGCGCCATACTTACTTATCTTCAGTAAAATTCCCAAGCCAAATAAATTACGACTAACAATTTGGAATATCGTTCCCAGTTATTGAATTAGAGATggattcactcactcactccttaCTAACGTGTGTGCTCCTTGTGTTTGTCTGAAGAAAAGTGTTTAAAAGTGTTATTAGTTTTGCATTAATACAATTTTGTCAAAAGAATAGCAACAAATGTGTTTGTCTCCTCTTGACAGGCTATGTTTGTCAAGGTGAACCCTCTTTACTTTATGATACCTGCGACAACAGGATGTTCATTTGCCTTCATGTTGCCAGTCTCcacccctcccaactccattgcCTTTGCATCTGGCCATCTTTTGGTGAAGGACATGGTAAGATCCTTATGCCGATATACTGTATGACCATATGTCAGACTGTTCCTAAACTTAAAGGTACTGTATTCTAGCATATACATCTGGTTGGTTTCTCTATTTACAGGTGAAAACAGGCTTTGTGATGAACATTTTGGGCATTTTATCGGTTTCTCTGGCCATGAACACTTGGGGTCGTGCCATGTTCAGTTTGGAGACTTATCCAGACTGGGCTcgtccagtcaacatgtccagtACTGTCACAGATATACAGTTCCCCTCCGACTCACCTTTCAACGTTACTAGGTTACCGTAGATCTGAAGCTTATCCAGTATaattattatactgtattatatagtaAATACTGGATCATAATTTCTGAATATGTACAAAGTCTATAACTATAGACTTGGGGAGAATTAGCTGTTACTTTAAGTAATTTAGCTTATGGTATGATGGCTATACCATGTTTCTAAGGTACTGTCCTTTTTCAATCAGTCTACTGTATATGAGTTTTGATTTTTTAGcggtttatattttgttcaggcTCTCATTGTGATCTACTTACTCTGTCATGTAGATTATATCAATTTCTATCAGCTAATTTTCTTGTTTGTCACGAACCCCTGCTCTCCCCAGATGTGTCCTGTGTTTTGCCTTGATTTGTTTTAGGTCCCTATGACATGTTTCCATTGGAAGATAATTTGTTTGGGCAGGGCGGGGGGCGACAGAATAGACAGTGGTTGGTCTGTCTGTTGTTGCGTTCTCTTCCACAGTTATACAACAAGTCATGTCGGGCATAGTTTTTGTCCAGACACCTGTGATGTCTTGTCTCATCTCTCGCTATGCTTGCTGAAATGAATTGCATCTTAGTGACCTCTGATGGTCATTGTGCCACATTGCACTGATCACTGTGTGCATCTCATACTGTACCTCACTGTAACATTCCCTGGATAGTGTTTGTGATAGTAATCCTTATTGATTAGGGTGTTAGCAGTCTGATTATAAACCCAATCCATTTCATGACAGTGAACTCTCATC
It encodes the following:
- the LOC129829908 gene encoding Na(+)/dicarboxylate cotransporter 3-like isoform X1 yields the protein MEMETISTFAKKLWCVKKQLILVLTPLILLPLLFGLPEKEGKCLYVVLLMAVFWCTEALPLAVTAMLPVCLFPTMGILPSKKVCPQYFLDTNVLFLSGLVMASAIEEWGLHRRIALKVLKIVGVKPAWLILGMMITSAFLSMWLSNTATTAMMLPIANAILETLFGDLATLKENCKVKEETEGQSQVKLHSLPSENQILSIDGTDGMVRSNGRTAQEIRTESEYQMKVWKGFLICIPYAASIGGTATLTGTAPNLILIGQLKSYFPECDLINFGSWFAFAFPLMVLFLILAWLWISFLYGGLNTRLCVKKQDERAQAEKKAEAVIDEDYRKLGPINFAEGSIAFFFILFAVLLFTRDPKFVTGWSTFFNKGYVSDATTGVIIVSILFFFPSQKPSLNWWFDSRASNTPYVPLLSWKKAQECVPWNIILLLGGGFAMAKGCEESGLAAWIGAYLQPIAQVPPAVAVMFITAFLACFTEFASNTATIIIFLPVIAELAMFVKVNPLYFMIPATTGCSFAFMLPVSTPPNSIAFASGHLLVKDMVKTGFVMNILGILSVSLAMNTWGRAMFSLETYPDWARPVNMSSTVTDIQFPSDSPFNVTRLP
- the LOC129829908 gene encoding Na(+)/dicarboxylate cotransporter 3-like isoform X2; this encodes MEMETISTFAKKLWCVKKQLILVLTPLILLPLLFGLPEKEGKCLYVVLLMAVFWCTEALPLAVTAMLPVCLFPTMGILPSKKVCPQYFLDTNVLFLSGLVMASAIEEWGLHRRIALKVLKIVGVKPAWLILGMMITSAFLSMWLSNTATTAMMLPIANAILETLFGDLATLKENCKVKEETEGQSQVKLHSLPSENQILSIDGTDGMVRSNGRTAQEIRTESEYQMKVWKGFLICIPYAASIGGTATLTGTAPNLILIGQLKSYFPECDLINFGSWFAFAFPLMVLFLILAWLWISFLYGGLNTRLCVKKQDERAQAEKKAEAVIDEDYRKLGPIKYVSDATTGVIIVSILFFFPSQKPSLNWWFDSRASNTPYVPLLSWKKAQECVPWNIILLLGGGFAMAKGCEESGLAAWIGAYLQPIAQVPPAVAVMFITAFLACFTEFASNTATIIIFLPVIAELAMFVKVNPLYFMIPATTGCSFAFMLPVSTPPNSIAFASGHLLVKDMVKTGFVMNILGILSVSLAMNTWGRAMFSLETYPDWARPVNMSSTVTDIQFPSDSPFNVTRLP